The genomic stretch CGATTGTCCCGAAATATAATATCTCTGACTCCTATTACAAAATGGTGCTGCCGTTTAAGGCAGGCAAAGCGCGCGGCTTAACAACGGAACAGCTGAATACAAGGCTGGACATTGACGAATTTGAAACAGGGCTGATGCGCCTTGCCCAAGATTCTTTCTCAACTGACGATTATCTGTTCCAAGAAGGACAATATTTAGATGAGGATACAGTATTAAGCTGGCTGGCACGGAAAAAAACGGGCTCTGATTTGAAAAAAGCCGAAAAAGAAGATAAGAACTTCAAAAATGAAGGCTTGAACCCGGCGCTCCCGAGTTCTGGTTCAACAGAAGAAAAGAACGAAAGCAGCCCAATTTATTTAGCATCCATGCTTGAGCACGATTATTTAGTCAGAAAAGACAAGAATTCTATCCAGCTTGGCGGCGTCATGATCGGACTGGCGTTAAACTCAGTGTATTACTATCGTGAAAAAACTGGCGACCCGCAAAAAGAAGTGGAGATTAAAGACAGCACGCTTCGCCAGCAGGGAGAAAAAATTGCACAGGAGGTTATTAACCGCCTCCGCAAAAAAGATAACTTGAAGAATGTGCCGATTACCGTGGCGCTCTACAAGCAGGCGTCAAAAACATCGATTGTGCCGGGGAACTTCATCGCCAAAACAGAGGTCAAAGCAGGCTCTACTGATATCTCAAATTGGGATGACATCAATGAAAAATATGTATTCTATCCGGCGGATACAACCACAGCAGAAAAGTACCCGGATGACACCGAGGTCTTTAAGCGGTTCAAAAACTCAATTGAAGAATATTTCCCGAACTATACAGGCGTTGTCGGTACAGCGCTGTATGAAAATGATGAAATGAAGAAAATGAAGATTGACATACCAATGCAATTCTACGGAAAAAGTGAAGTTGTCGCGTTTACCCAGTTCTTAACGGGTGAAGTGATGGACTACTACTCTAAGAGCTCAGTTGATGTCGAAGTCAATATCACGTCCTCAGACGGACAGGAAGCGGTCATTATCCGCAATGCCGGAGATAAAGAGCCGACTGTTCACATTTATGACTGATAGAAAACCCTTGTGCCATATTGGCACAAGGGTTTTTATGTTACAATTAACAGGAAAAGGGAAAATATTTTCACTTCTGCCGAAACACAAATCAAGGGGAGGTATGTTGATGCTGGAAATCGTGTGAAAACAATCATTATCAAATCTATAGCAATGAAAGGATGTTAGACGTGCATAAAGATATCAAAAAAATATTTCATGAAGAGCAGGTTTTGGCAGAAGCTGCAGCGAGATACGGTTTCTCAAAAGATCAGGTGCGTTTTCTGGCTGATGCGGAAAACTATGTATATGAATGTATGAAAGACAATCAACCTTATATTTTAAAGATTACCCATACGATTCGGAGATCTTCTGATTATATGATGGGAGAGATGGAATGGCTCCGTCACCTTGCAATAGGGGGAATTTCAGTAGCCAAACCGCTCCCGTCGCTGAACGGAAAAGACGTAGAAGCAGTGCCGGACGGAAACGGCGGGTCATTTTTATTGAGAGTGTATGAGAAAGCGCCGGGGCAAAAAGTGGATGAATCGGACTGGAATGAAACGCTATTTTATGAGCTTGGCAGATACACAGGCAGCATGCACAGCCTGACAAAAAGCTACAAATTGAGCAATCCCGCTTTCAAAAGACAGGAATGGGATGAAGAGGAGCAATTAAAGCTGAGAAAATATGTGCCTGAAGATCAGATAAAGGTGTTTCAGCAAGCCGATTCTTTGATGAATGAACTGCGGAGGCTCCCGAAAAGCCAGGACAACTACGGCTTGGTGCATGCGGATCTGCACCATGGCAATTTTAACTGGGATCATGGCAAAATCACGGCATTTGATTTTGATGATATCGGCTACAACTGGTTTGTTAACGATATTAGCATTCTTCTCTACAATGTCCTGTGGTATCCTGTTGTGCCATATGATGATAAAGCTGCGTTTACAGAAGAATTTATGACGCATTTTATGAAAGGGTACTGGGAGGAAAATGAGCTTGACCCTGCATGGCTGATGATAATACCTGATTTCCTCCGCCTTCGCCATATGCTGATTTACGGATTGCTGCATCAGATGT from Bacillus subtilis subsp. subtilis str. 168 encodes the following:
- the yerH gene encoding putative lipoprotein (Evidence 3: Putative function from multiple computational evidences; PubMedId: 16267290; Product type lp: lipoprotein); this translates as MKKTLALAATAAVLMLSACSSGFGGEKEEEITQKTAKSSEKAIVPKYNISDSYYKMVLPFKAGKARGLTTEQLNTRLDIDEFETGLMRLAQDSFSTDDYLFQEGQYLDEDTVLSWLARKKTGSDLKKAEKEDKNFKNEGLNPALPSSGSTEEKNESSPIYLASMLEHDYLVRKDKNSIQLGGVMIGLALNSVYYYREKTGDPQKEVEIKDSTLRQQGEKIAQEVINRLRKKDNLKNVPITVALYKQASKTSIVPGNFIAKTEVKAGSTDISNWDDINEKYVFYPADTTTAEKYPDDTEVFKRFKNSIEEYFPNYTGVVGTALYENDEMKKMKIDIPMQFYGKSEVVAFTQFLTGEVMDYYSKSSVDVEVNITSSDGQEAVIIRNAGDKEPTVHIYD
- the yerI gene encoding putative kinase (Evidence 3: Putative function from multiple computational evidences; Product type e: enzyme); the protein is MLDVHKDIKKIFHEEQVLAEAAARYGFSKDQVRFLADAENYVYECMKDNQPYILKITHTIRRSSDYMMGEMEWLRHLAIGGISVAKPLPSLNGKDVEAVPDGNGGSFLLRVYEKAPGQKVDESDWNETLFYELGRYTGSMHSLTKSYKLSNPAFKRQEWDEEEQLKLRKYVPEDQIKVFQQADSLMNELRRLPKSQDNYGLVHADLHHGNFNWDHGKITAFDFDDIGYNWFVNDISILLYNVLWYPVVPYDDKAAFTEEFMTHFMKGYWEENELDPAWLMIIPDFLRLRHMLIYGLLHQMFDLNTIGEEEKEMLAGFRRDIENGTPITAFDFSALV